Proteins from one Primulina huaijiensis isolate GDHJ02 chromosome 18, ASM1229523v2, whole genome shotgun sequence genomic window:
- the LOC140964061 gene encoding ACD11 homolog protein has translation MALKFRSLFSRSERSYKEKMERDSARNSKDDDYDDFEDAASELTPLSAVADSFDQLSALVKSKGFNHDLDLKTFCDACSHVSVLFGCLGIAFKFAELEYVSKVSDLTEAAASYGTLNNILHIDVLNDTVRTSGSLSRNLRRVRQGLDLIRALFQNFLSSDYYCLKDAASEAYTTTCAMYHTWAVRTAVYAGMYALPTRDQLLIKLNETDESAEREMQRFIDASLPIIEYIDNLYIRRNISLDW, from the exons ATGGCCCTCAAATTCCGTTCCCTTTTTTCAAGATCAGAGAGATCGTACAAAGAAAA GATGGAACGGGACTCTGCGAGGAATTCGAAGgatgatgattatgatgatttcGAGGACGCCGCCTCCGAATTGACGCCGTTGTCGGCGGTTGCGGATTCATTCGATCAGCTTTCGGCGCTAGTGAAGTCTAAGGGCTTCAATCACGATCTTGATTTGAAGACGTTCTGTGATGCGTGTTCGCATGTTTCGGTTCTTTTTGGTTGTTTGGGGATTGCTTTTAAATTTGCTGAATTGGAGTATGTTTCTAAG GTAAGCGATCTAACAGAAGCAGCAGCTAGCTATGGGACGCTAAATAATATACTCCACATTGATGTGCTAAATGACACGGTGAGGACATCGGGAAGTCTTTCACGCAATTTACGAAGAGTTAGGCAGGGTCTTGATCTCATCAGAGCTCTATTCCAAAACTTTTTGTCATCAGA CTATTACTGCTTAAAAGATGCTGCTTCGGAAGCTTACACAACAACATGTGCGATGTATCACACATGGGCGGTTAGGACTGCCGTTTATGCTGGGATGTATGCCCTGCCGACGAGGGACCAGCTGCTTATCAAGTTGAATGAAACTG ATGAATCTGCCGAGAGGGAAATGCAAAGATTCATAGATGCCTCACTGCCGATCATAGAATACATTGACAACttgtacattagaagaaatatCAGCTTGGATTGGTAA
- the LOC140963919 gene encoding uncharacterized mitochondrial protein AtMg00820-like, protein MIDEAITDSNWIDAMQEKLNQFITNLVWDIVPRPSHQSIMATRWVCIYKLNEDGTVVRNKAMLVVQGFRQEEGIDYDETYAPIARLEAIRMFLAYASYKNFKFYQIDVKRAF, encoded by the coding sequence atgATTGACGAAGCTATAACTGATAGTAACTGGATTGATGCTATGCAAGAAAAGCTCAATCAGTTTATTACAAATCTTGTGTGGGACATAGTTCCAAGACCTTCTCATCAATCAATTATGGCCACAAGATGGGTGTGCATTTACAAGCTAAATGAAGATGGAACGGTAGTAAGAAACAAAGCGATGCTAGTTGTCCAAGGAttcagacaagaagaaggaattgattatgatgaaacatatgcaccaATAGCTAGACTGGAAGCAATTCGAATGTTTCTAGCCTATGCCTCTTacaagaatttcaaattttatcaaatagaTGTAAAGCGTGCATTCTAG